The Lonchura striata isolate bLonStr1 chromosome 8, bLonStr1.mat, whole genome shotgun sequence genomic interval TAATGAATTTTACTGAAGCACAGAAATATGAATAGGGAAGGCACACATGAGAAACACGAAAAATTCTGTAGTAGAAATGAGCCCAGCATTGCAGAATAATGTTTgtgtctttttgtttgttttttttctaatgccCTTTAGTCTGTTAAACTTCAGTGAATCATAATACTGTGAGTTTTTCACAGGACTGAACATAACTCTTGATATTCTGGGGTCTCTAGGTATGATGTGATTCTGTTATTTGCTCTATTTTAGTGCTGGAGTATACAGAATTTTCATCTCAGAATACAGAgaagatattagaaagaaaacaaactataattttaaataatgagatttttttttaacacagcaGGGATGTTCAAAGATACTCCTGAGGAAATTTGGAAGCATTCCTGAAGACAAAACTTGTGGTTTCAAACCTTAATTTTTACCAGTATTTTTCAGCAGTAAACTATTAAAAAGTTTCTAAAAGTGAATGCTTTCTGATATAGCTGGTACTTTACAGAACATGAAAGAATTTGGGCTCAATTCATAGCCTGTGAACTCAATAGAAAAACTGCCTTTTACTTCCATGAATTTAGGACAAAACTGATATTCTACCACTCACCATTCTCCTTAGGTATAGAAGTTCCATCAGGCAACCACCATCAGGTGGCATATTTGGCTTGTTTTTAAGGCACTTTGGTTGCTGTTCAAGCTGCACTATCCCCTAAAATCAACTGTCTGCCCAGTCTACCATTGCATCTTCTTTGTGAGCATGCCATAGTgaggtagagaaaaaaaaacttggcTATTATGGCTTATTTCTTTGGGCATTTTGAAATGTGCTTTCCAGAGGAACACTGTGTGTAACATGCATTCTTTTCTAATCAGCAGGGTAGGATTTCAGTCAGAGAATTgacaaaaaacagaaataagccTGCTTAAATGGATCTTGATTTGCAGGGTGATGAATGGTAGTGCACCAATGcttttgtgtttcagtttggtCTGTGAAAACACTTGCATGCAAAGGCAAGACAGGTTGAAAGATGTGTGCTAATACTCCTCATACAACCTGCATGAGACATAAAGGGCTATTCTGAAAATTAGGCTCCAGCACCATTATTTCTACAGTGGTTAAAGTTTAGTCATTCTGATGTGTTGGAGTTTTCAACATTCTCTTTTCTCATCATCTTTCACGAGGAGGGCCATGAGATAAGGCTGATTTCTGGTTCTGTACTTATTGTTGCTCCAGTTTGCATTGTTTGTACTTGCTAGATATTACAGTCTGTAAGAATTTGAGCATTGGCATAAATAACTtccaaaaagtaatttttaaaatttttgtatAATCAAATTCTGTATGGGTAGGAGAAAGTAATGCCAGCATTCGAATCAAGATTTAGCTCTTATTTCCTGGGGGGATGAAagatctgaaatattttgctattttgGAACAGTGAGAAATTATGATTTTCACATTAATAAGTAATCCACCCTTCTGAATGCAGGTAATTTAGTGTGTGGTGTGTATAATACAATTTCCGAGCTTGTAATTGATGAACAATTGTACCTTGATTaacataatttttcctttttttcttttcagtaaggAGTATGTTATCCCATTACAGTGCAGCTGTCCCATAGATTTTGAATTCCACATTGATATTATTCAGCCTCACAGAGCCTTCAGTGTCCGGCCGACATGTGGTACACTGACTTCTTTAAAATTCTAAATGTTAAATCTGTGTTTATTAAGTGTAGTTACTTGTGATGGTGTATTCAGTGctgtacagaaaaaaacctttgcCTCAGGCAAAGTTTCTGCAGGTAAATGCTGCCAGTCATTTTCAGCCTCATGGCAAATAGCCATCTTGGCTGTAAGTTTCTCTAGGCAATGCCAGCTTTGACAAAATACAGGATGTTCAAATGGTCCGTGCGGCCTTTATTTTTCCCAGAAGAATATCtctgaaaaaatgtaattccTTTTTTCCATAAGTAAAACTTAGGTCAGAAATTTTGGTAGTCTGAAACTATGGCTGAAGGCTATCTAAAGAGCTCTAAAAAGTTTCAGCTCCTACTCAAAGCCATTGTACTCAGAGTAATCATAGTATCATAGAATCACTTAGGTTGGGAAAGGCTGTGAATGTTTAGGTGTGTGAATGGTGATTAAAATGTTTGAGAAAATAATGGAATAGGTAGTAAGGAAATAAGGTCAAGCAGAGACAGGTAATGCATCAAATCTAGATGAGTCCTCTAGCTTGGAAAAGCACAGAGGAATATGTTTATAAATGCTTTGCCCATGAAAGCAGAAAGTGTCAAAGACTTAAGACTAGCAGATGCAAGTGCAGAATTTCTACATATAAACAGGCAGTCATTTTCACAGCAGTATGAAATATTATAGCCCTACTCTCAAATCTCTCTGCTCTTGCAAAATATCTTCTATTATATGGCAGCAAGACATAGTTTTTGAAAGATGCTTTGAGACTGGGAAGATTTTCCACACCTGCTGCCATCCACTCAAAGAATTaagttgtttaaaaaaaaagtagcccAGAATGAGTTCTAGTACACTTAAGTGGGCTCATGTTATATGGACTGTtattgtttttctcctctcatCACAGGAATCATTCCAGCCAATGGAAAAGTCAAAGTAACTGTAAAGTATTCCCCACTTGAGTATGGAACAGCACAAATGGCAATGCAGTTACGGATTTCAGAGTTTCACTCAAAACCCTATGTGTGTGTATTCACAGGAACATCAATACCACATCTGGCTCTGATGTATGTGTGGCTGACTTGGTCTTTGAGTGTTTTTGCCCAGTTCTAAAAGATAGTCATGTAACAGGATTTCATACCATTTTGCTATGATCTTCTTAAGTACTGTTTTCTTTGGAGAGTTACAATGCACTGAAGTAATTCTACTGTTGATACATGTACCTGCTTTTTTACACTGTTTGATTATAACAACCTTAATctacatgaaataaaacaaacaaaataaatataatgagAAGTTTCATATCCTGAAAGAAATGTGAGCATCCTCAGCTTCTATCATTCCCACTCATTATTCTTATTGTTGAGGCCTTGCAAGATGCAGAGGGTTTTGAGCCTTTTGGACTgtacttaatttttttgtgaaaaaattaGACTTACATGTCATTTAGAGAATGCTTATGAAAGGAATATGTGTCCTTCTGACATCtagaaaagaatattttgatGAACAACATCATCCAGAGAAAAAGGCTGTGTCTGGAAAGCCCGTGTTGTGGAGAAGAGACCGATTCAGCCAACTACAGTCGAAGCCTATTCAAAAACTAAAGGTGTGAAAAGATAATAATTACAAGTACTTTTCTGGGCTGGAAATCTTCcatgtttctgtttcttcctattAATTTATATCTCATAGGAAATTGAATACCAGAATCTCAGATTCCCCACAGACTTGTCAAATCCGTATGCTGTAGCTACTGTTTTGATTCAGGAACCAGGCAAATTGAAGTTAAAGGACGTAAAAGAAGGTAAAGTAATTAAGCAGCATAAACTTGGTCTTAGCATTATTTGTAGCTCTGATGAGGAGCTTGGCTTCAGAATTGCTGACTGTTGTTTCTGTGTGAACTCTCACCTTAGCTTTATGTATTAATGGGTACAGTTATCTTAATGGATGTTTTTCCCAATTCAAAATCCAATATACACTGAGGTGTGATATGGTTTTCTGATATTCCTGCAGCCCTGTcccaaggaaaagaaggaaaaaattcaagACAGATGAAGGATGCTCTATTTCAACTAAAAGTCAAACAAAATGTTCAGGAAGAGGAAGCAAATCATCTAAAGTGGTAAGTATGAGTTAACCATGTTAATTAACCATGTTAACAAGACTGGGACTTGTTTAACCAAGGCTTCTATGAATGATGTATGCAATGTCCACTAGTGCAGAATGCTGCCATTTTGCATCCCAGTATGTTTGGTTTAAGCCTAAATTAttgctgttttatttaattatattctCTCCTGCTAAGAGCAGACTCAATAGTAATCCATAGTAGTACCCAATGAGGACTTTGACTGCCTTATTGTTCCGTTCAAAAAGAAACCTGCTGAAAACATGGTTCACCTAACCTTATTCTCAAGCATCTGATCTTGTGCCCTTAAGGGCAAAGGAAGATTTTGTCATGGCTGTCAATAAATTGAGGCTAAAATTAATAGTGGAGTAAGAGCAGAATTAGACttgaaagtgttcaaaaaacatGTAGATGTTGTGCTGATAGATGTGGACATAATTTAGTGAAGTGTTAGGCAGTGTTAGGTTAATGACTGGACTCAGATTTTAGAGGatttttccaaccttaatgatttcATTATTGTATTGTACATCAACTGGTGCAAAGCAGAACACAGTTGGATCCTTAAACATATGATGGTTTAATTTGAAACCCACAGATCATCTTATACGCTGAATGTCATGGACACCTCAGGAAGAGGGGAGTAAGTCTGTTAGCCTTTGAATAAAGCAAGCTGTGAGTTAAGTAAAGCATTTTTCTTGTCTCCACTGTAAATGCAGGCAAGTTCATAAGGGAAGTGATCCAATCTCTGTGGAGTTTAAAAAAGAGATTATTGAAAGCCGACAAAGGGAAGAAGAACAATACAAGGTTAGCCTTTGAtgttttttctgtaaatttaaAATCAAACTTATACTTTCAGATTATGTATTGCACTGTGAACTGTATCAAGCTCTCTACATGTTcagtttttcttcattaatCAGTGCAAACCTGTGCTAGTTGTGCTTGCTACTGCAGTCATATCTTTGTTGTGCCTGTGCATCACTGTTTCAGAGTGTTCTTATCTTGAAGGTGGACAGAGAGAAGGGTAAGGTGTCATCAGAAATGTAACGATATTTGCCCAAGTGAGTACATTTGCACCCAGCCACCCAATTTCATCAAAATGCCACATTCCAGCATAATCCTGTCAGCACCAAGGCCACATCCAACATTCTGTTTGTATGTCTCTGAAGAGCTGCTATCCTGAATGGCTCACATTCAAAGAGATAGATCCAGTCAGTACTCCCACACAGAGCCTTGGGGAGATAATTCATCAGGTTGCAATTCTGCATTTTCATCCTCTCTCTTTGGTCTCTTCCAgtcactgcagcctgtgggtcCTCTTCCACAGAGGGTACAACAGCAATAAGTAATACTTGGtggcaggaaatatttttcccagtgTGGCACAACCCTCAGAGGCAGGTGGAGCCTGTCCCTCTTATCCTGCCTCCTGGGTATTCAAATAGCTTCTGATATCCTACTGACTTCCAGTTGTTTGAGGGAGTGAGACTATTTATACATAGGGTAAAGGCTTGATTTATATACTGAATTAggcaatataaaatattatatttaatacaaagaagaaaatgggTGAAAAAGGCTCTAAATTGTGAGATTGATGTATCACTGAATTAGATGTAGGTTAACTTTGTTTAGAAGCACCTATTTCCTAACCTGCTGATTTGGCTATGCAAAGCAAACCATTTTTCATTAGGACAGAGATTTGATTGAAACTCAGTCctgaaaagacatttttttactttgtttgaCTTCCTTAAGGGTTGCAATAATCATACCCTAAAAGGGAATGAAGTCTGTGTTTTGTTAAACACTGCCAGATTGTTACATTATGGGTTTCCCTAATGGTAATGGAGGAAATAATTCACTgggtgatttttctttaaattagcTCCAAAGAGGAGATCCGATCATAGAACAGGAGTTTCAGAGGAGTGAAGTAGAAGTTTCCTTCAGACGTGTTACCCGGCATGTTGACCAGGTTTGTTCATATATTTTTATAGCGTGCTATATGCATGCTAAATTATCCCCTCCTAAGCTAACAAATAGCCATAGATATTTGACAGTGAATACTTTTCCTCCTGATATTCCCATTTCTGTGTCAGTGCCTTATTTCGCATTTTACTTTTAGGTAGGGGAAGCACCATGCTACATGCACAGCTCATCTAATATTCTGATCTACTATAAGAGACAAGTGGAAATCTCCAGGCCTAACCTGAGATTTATATTGCTTGTTTCTGAAAGATCTCTCAGGAGAAGCTTTTCATGCCTCATTGTAAGGTTAAGCATATCACAAGATTTCCAACCTTTACATGCAGGTCATATTGACAGGAACCTTTCTGGTACTTAGATTTTTTTGTCCTTCTCTTTGGTGTCTGTCTCTCTTGTTTGGGTATGTGCCATTATTGGAGAAAGGATACTGGTTTTGCAGTGTGCTTGATTTGAGTTCTTACAGTTATTTCAGCTTCATGTCTGTGCCAGATAAAGTGTGTATTTATTAGAGCCCCCGTCCATTCTCTCTGCTGTCCAAATGCCCATGGAATGCACTGAAGTTCTAGTCTGTGTCGGTCATTTGTGTGGATGCAGACCACACTACTTTATCTCTGCATTCCCCGTGCTACATCTGCAAATACTTGGTGATTACCTCCCATTAAGCCCTGCAGTGAAGGCTTCTGGCTAAATGCCAGTGCTTCAAATATTTTCGCTGGACCAGTTTCAGTATTTAGAAATAACATATGGATTCAGGCCAAAGAATGGCTTGGGATGGAGAAAATTTCTACCTTATCTAGTTGTAAAAAAGGgttgtcctttttcttttgtgtttacttttaaaaaatacaccATGCAGCAACCAAGTGTTCATCCCACATTTGACTTGCTCCATAATGACCCTTGGGACAGCAGAAAGAGGATGCTCAGGAAATTTCAACAAGCAGCATACAAGGTAAAGTATGCACAACCAGAATGCAGTGTGAGGGCGTGACACCAGGGAAACAGCACAAAAGAACATGCAACCAGCACGTAAGGACTGATCATAGCTAGCTAGGGATTTGGTAGTTTGATAAATATGCCCCTATCTCACCAGGAAATAAGGATCTGGAGTAAGTTTTGTATTAAATTCATCTTTGATATTGCAATTGATACTGAACAAATGCAGAcaaattttgatttattttaagtaaaaaacaacttctgtacaaaaaagatttaaaaatgcatatagAATACTGCAcccagttctgggcccccaGTACAAGAAAGACTTTAATAAGCTGGAGTGAGTTCCATGTAGAGCCAGGATGTTCAGATGTTCAGGACTTAGAGCACTTACTCTGTAAGGAGACACTTAATCTGGAGAAGGAAAGTAGAGGGAGAGAACACCTCCCTCTAACTCCTCCAAGGTTACTGATGATGGAGGAGCTTTGCAATGGTGCATGATGGGAACATGGAAACAACAGGTATAAATTCAAATAAAGGAGGTATAGGCACCAGAAACAAAAGACCaatcagtaaaataatttactttgtttggttttaatatTATCTTGCATCACCACTATTCTTTCCTCAGTAAATCTTAATGTAGCAAGCAAGATAGAAATGTCCTGCTCTTCTAGTGTCCTGTTTGGATATTCTTCAATCTATTCATAATACTGAGGTCTTGAAATTAAAGGCTCTTTTCTGTATTGTACAAATAAAGAGGTGATCAAATGGTCCCATCTGGTATTAAAACCTAGGATTCTTCATCTTCAGCCTGTAGGGAATGGGCAAAAACACAGTGCAGGTTGCTGATAACTCTCCTCATTCTCAGagctacaaatatttatatGGCCCTGATTAACTGACTGTATATGCCAGTAAACACAGCTGAAGGATTAggacccagaaaaaaaaaaaaaaaaaaaaaaaaaaaaaaaaaaaaaaagttttacctGTAAgactaaatttaaaattttaactgtATTTATTGTGTAATGTCATGATCCATTCTACatctttccttcccattttcTCTGAACAGAAAGCTATATTAAAAATTCTCAAATAGAGATATCTGAGTGAGCTCTGGGGAATAAGTACAAGTGCAACATATACAGTATTTCTATGCCTGTAAATCTTAGGGTGTTTGACTTAAAAATCATTCTCTCAGATTTTGGTTCAGATTCGTCTAAATCGTTTATTGCTTCTGTTCCGtggactgcccagggaggccAGAGGTCTGGAGGAAGGGTCTGTGTCTGGTAAGGATTAGAAGAACAAGTTGATATTTTGGCCATGGGCTATGATAATTCAGTGCTGCAGTGTGTCAGATGCATAACATATAAACATAAAGACAGAGTCCTTAAAAAGAAGTCTTCCAGTAAGAAATAAAGTGTGACAAGGTAGAGGCATAGAGTGATTTGGATTGGATGGTCTTTAAAGGCCATccagtccaacctccctgcAATAAGTAGGGGCATCTTCAATgagaacaggttgctcagaactctgtccagcctgaccttAAATGttttcagggatgggacatctaCCACCTCTTTGGGCAGCTTCTTCCAATGTTTTACCATCCTTGTtgcaaaaaaatttcttccttacatCTAGTCTGAAACTGCCTGATTTTAATTCAAAACCATTACTTCTTGGCCTATGGCAACAGGCCCTACTAAAAGGTGGAAATGGCTGTAGTCAAGATACATCTATTTCCCATACACATTATTTACTATGTTTAAGAAATGTAATTAACTATTCTTAGGAATCTTGCAGTTTATCTACTTAATAACAAGGCAGAAGCTGTGGATATTCCATCACTGGaactgttcaaggccaggttgggtaGGGCTTTGGGCAACCTGATGGGACTGATAAATGTCCCTGCCCCCGGCAGAAGGGTTGGACTGGGtgatctttaaaggtcccttctaagccaaaccattctgtggttctgtgtgTAGGCCTGAGGAGCAATGAAAGGATAGATGGGACTGTGTAAGAGACAGGGAGATGAACAGATCAGGTGGAGCCCAAGAAGTGAGAGTCACAGGATGAGAGGAGCTTACTGCAGGGGGGgatggaagagaaaaagacaCTTGAATGTGATGAAGGCAAAATGTCTGAACTCAGTGAAATGAGACAGTAGGAATCATGAGACACATTGCTAGGTAGCCAGTACTGAGTTGAGTTTTTGTCCTCATTGTTTTCTCATAGAAGTTTTTAATCaattgggttgtttttttttacgcTGAAGTGAAAGTGCCAGTCTGGAAAAGTCGCTTGTTATTTTAAATCATAGAAGAAAACTGATTTTGGATGGGAGTCACATTTGGGTAAATAGGAGACAGAGAAGAATTTAAGTCTCTTATTTCCCACTCCCTTGTAGACACACACAAATTGACAACTCCTGTGACACAGTGCTCCGTATTAggccttttccttcttctgcagACAGGCACTTGATGCAGGAGATGCAGGAATGCTGCAAATAGAAGGTGTAATGACATTTAGTGTCAGAGAGGCCTCTGACTTGTCTCAGCTTTTCTATGAACAATGATGGAAGGAGTGGGCTGTGATGTCTTTTTaggaaagggaaaattaaatCTGTCTGCTATTCAAGGTATTGTGCTCATATCTTATTGATGTGACATTTAAAGTATTTAGGAAgtattaatttactttttatattaaaattactAGACATCCTGGTTTAGGAAAATGTTAAATACATTTTGTGGCTTGATTCTATGTCTGAAACAGTGTATTAAGATATATTATAAAATCTTAATATTTGGTTTCCACTCATGACAGAAAGCAGGAgtttcagcagagcagagaagagTGAAGAACATAAAGAGTTTTCTTCCAGAATATCTGAAGATCGTATATTGCCTTTTGAATTCCCCTTTTACAGTTCCCATGAACTACACAGTTATTTGGTAGGTACAGTAACTCAAATGTTAGAATTTTGTCGAGGACATTGGCCCCAGGGCTGACAGTCCTTTTATTGAAATTTCACAGTGTGACTGGTGTTCCAGTGTTCTAGCAAATTAATTCAAGCCTTTAGATTTACTAAGGGTTCTGctgaaaacagtaaaaaaaaatctttcattcTTTTAATTGTATCCTAAAATTGTGAACAATACATTAATGCTTAGAGTTAGTTAACATCCATTTTtcagaagtaaagaaaaaaaaataactgaaatactGGGATCCAAGAAAGAACAACAGCAATATCAAactgtataaaataaatatttgcataatTATTTCCATACATTTTCAATTAGCTGTGCTTATGGATTACTGCcaatacaaaacaaaatgcCCACCATATTATGTTCTGTTTCAGGCTCCTGATGCTCTTGGCCTAGTTCCTATTGAATCTGTAGATGTGAAAGTTgaacacatttttcctttttacgaCTTAAAGGTGAGTCGGTACAGCTCCCTCATGTTTCTCTTACCTGTGCAGTTAAATGATTCATTGGTCTCTGCACAGCCCAGTAAAAATGTTGCCTTAATACGGCTGTATGATTAGCATGCTTTTATTAAAATCAAAGCTCACTAGTTTCCATAAGTAACCAGCTTACAGCCAGCAGTATTCCCCTCTCTCCACAGAGATGAATCACCTCAGCTGAAATTATTGTATCTCAGTGATCAAAGTCCTGGTGAAATATGGGTTCTCATGTTCATGGGTACCATGTTCTGGGAGAGTGCTCCAAATGTCTTTTACCATGGAGATGTGATGTGTCCATGATAAAGCCAAATATTCCACTCCATCTATGAGTTAACTGAATGTGATTATTGTCATTTCCTTCagcacatcttttttctttgcacTTAGGTTCCTCAGCATTGCAACATTATGAAGTATCAACCATTTTGTACACACTATGCAGCTACAAGTTACAAACCTGTAAAACTTTCCCGACCACTGAGGCAGGGAGCCCAGGTACCAAAGTCACGCCCAACCCTACATTTCCACAATTATTTGATTGACTTTGCCTCAACCTTTTACTACGCTCTGAGAATCTTTGATGTCTGTGTTTTTCAAGGATGAATTGATTCAAGTAGTTCCTTCTCCTGAGGGACAGGTCTCTCA includes:
- the CFAP221 gene encoding cilia- and flagella-associated protein 221, translating into MDLVQSASPDIKVTRGSLKKVPSVLSSLVEEPTKRHAVPNHLLETKIYSECQRSRVIQAEPAVLHYGGYEVGKHHQQMLKLINISTNTVNLHIIPPQTIYFQIKYNKTHRLVPGLCLVVSVDFCPDEWRYYYDCIQIHCEGDDTLVVSMHAYPAMNVVDFPSFINLSDVSIGQSKEYVIPLQCSCPIDFEFHIDIIQPHRAFSVRPTCGIIPANGKVKVTVKYSPLEYGTAQMAMQLRISEFHSKPYVCVFTGTSIPHLALIKEYFDEQHHPEKKAVSGKPVLWRRDRFSQLQSKPIQKLKEIEYQNLRFPTDLSNPYAVATVLIQEPGKLKLKDVKEALSQGKEGKNSRQMKDALFQLKVKQNVQEEEANHLKWQVHKGSDPISVEFKKEIIESRQREEEQYKLQRGDPIIEQEFQRSEVEVSFRRVTRHVDQQPSVHPTFDLLHNDPWDSRKRMLRKFQQAAYKILVQIRLNRLLLLFRGLPREARGLEEGSVSESRSFSRAEKSEEHKEFSSRISEDRILPFEFPFYSSHELHSYLAPDALGLVPIESVDVKVEHIFPFYDLKVPQHCNIMKYQPFCTHYAATSYKPVKLSRPLRQGAQDELIQVVPSPEGQVSQRKDFDKAAAEGDISLLNLVPPQALVHPTEINPLRIFNPIPGLVPFLPPLAYCESNIEYHLCPHPKYTVTKQCPKGSSIPVTQKKFLDHKEVICGVMEWRKFSPLEYSTLSNIPTLTNTALRDPYSLDMLPRDVPPVLNDLPERDKENIIDHEAHEAEFNMILTPEMVKAEFPQIGGALSKEDEEESAKIESEAVLHGAFPRDPQNGPDGHFQLQNSEIGEKIRKHLETLKLKALNKTLILG